The Fundidesulfovibrio magnetotacticus genome has a window encoding:
- a CDS encoding ATP-binding protein encodes MAFPGRGPRILATVMALCAAILALNAPAVSRAAEPPSLALTSEERAFLHEHPVLRMGVGVAFPPFQFVEKEAETRAFRGVAADTVKLLEARLGVRMEPVWDITFAEALQMGKTGGIDLYPCLSRTVERAEYLAFTAPYLSYPLVIVSRAYGPFIGAVEDLQGRKVAEVEALATISKVRNEYPGLALDYVFVADASAMLEAVSFGRAEACIVDLAVASYLINELGLTNLKVAAPTRWGDNPLSMAVPKDRAILAGILQKALASLTFEETDAIRQRWMGLGYSSLVSPVLFRRILWQGGGAVVLVVGVILWWNRRLHREVEVRTRAEEALRASEERMRSVVESSPMGMHFFKLEDDGRLVLTAANPAADDLLGIEHAKLLGLGIEEAFPGVAGTPVPEMYRQVARGETGMRSFEMPYKDRSIDGTFAVYVFRTGEGAATTLFADVSERRRMQDLMIQTEKMMSVGGLAAGMAHEINNPLGGMLLGVQVLKRRLTSDLPANEKVAAQAGCTFEDVRRYMERRDILPTLEAIREAGVRAAQIVSSMLEFSRKDAAGFAPARMEHLLDKTVDLCSSDYNLRRKHDFKSIRILREYDPVLPPLPCLENQLQQVFLNLLTNAAQAMAQTPSPTLTLRTAREEDRARIEIEDNGPGITQEVRKRLFEPFFTTKPVGMGTGLGLSVSYFIVVHHHGGTIDVESAPGAGTRFIIRLPLEQARADAA; translated from the coding sequence ATGGCGTTCCCGGGCCGGGGACCGCGCATCCTGGCGACGGTCATGGCCTTGTGCGCGGCGATCCTGGCGCTGAACGCCCCGGCGGTTTCCCGGGCGGCCGAGCCGCCCTCCCTGGCGCTCACCTCCGAGGAACGCGCCTTCCTGCATGAGCACCCCGTGCTCAGGATGGGCGTGGGCGTGGCGTTCCCCCCCTTCCAGTTCGTGGAGAAGGAGGCCGAGACCCGGGCGTTCCGGGGCGTCGCGGCGGACACGGTCAAGCTCCTGGAGGCGCGCCTGGGCGTGCGCATGGAGCCCGTCTGGGACATCACCTTCGCAGAGGCCCTGCAGATGGGCAAGACCGGCGGAATCGACCTCTACCCCTGCCTCTCCCGGACCGTGGAGCGCGCCGAATACCTCGCATTCACCGCGCCTTACCTGTCGTATCCGCTGGTCATCGTCAGTCGCGCCTACGGGCCGTTCATCGGGGCCGTCGAAGACCTCCAGGGCCGCAAGGTCGCGGAGGTCGAGGCCCTCGCCACCATCAGCAAGGTGCGCAACGAATACCCCGGGCTGGCGCTCGACTACGTTTTCGTGGCGGATGCGTCGGCCATGCTGGAGGCCGTCTCCTTCGGCAGGGCCGAGGCCTGCATCGTAGACCTGGCCGTGGCTTCCTACCTGATCAATGAGCTTGGGCTCACCAATCTCAAAGTGGCCGCTCCCACACGCTGGGGCGACAACCCGCTGTCCATGGCCGTGCCCAAAGACCGGGCCATCCTGGCGGGGATTCTTCAGAAGGCCCTGGCATCCCTCACGTTCGAGGAAACGGACGCCATCCGCCAGCGCTGGATGGGGCTCGGCTATTCCTCCCTGGTGAGCCCGGTGCTGTTCCGGCGCATCCTCTGGCAGGGCGGGGGGGCCGTCGTGTTGGTGGTCGGGGTGATCCTGTGGTGGAATCGCCGCCTGCACCGGGAAGTGGAGGTTCGCACGCGCGCCGAGGAGGCCTTGCGGGCCTCCGAGGAACGAATGCGCAGCGTGGTGGAATCCTCTCCCATGGGCATGCACTTCTTCAAGCTGGAGGACGACGGCAGGCTGGTGCTCACGGCGGCCAACCCCGCCGCAGACGACCTGCTGGGCATTGAGCACGCGAAGCTTCTGGGCCTGGGGATCGAAGAGGCTTTCCCAGGCGTGGCGGGGACGCCCGTGCCGGAGATGTACCGTCAGGTCGCCCGGGGCGAGACCGGCATGCGCTCCTTCGAGATGCCCTACAAGGACCGCTCCATCGACGGGACCTTCGCCGTGTACGTCTTCAGGACGGGCGAGGGGGCCGCCACCACGCTCTTCGCCGACGTCTCCGAGCGCAGGCGCATGCAGGACCTGATGATCCAGACAGAAAAGATGATGAGCGTGGGCGGGCTTGCGGCGGGCATGGCCCACGAGATCAACAACCCCCTGGGCGGCATGCTCCTGGGCGTCCAGGTGCTCAAGCGACGCCTGACCAGCGACTTGCCCGCCAACGAGAAAGTTGCCGCGCAGGCGGGCTGCACCTTCGAGGACGTACGGCGCTACATGGAAAGGCGCGACATCCTCCCCACGCTGGAAGCCATTCGGGAGGCCGGGGTCAGGGCCGCGCAAATCGTCTCGAGCATGCTCGAATTCAGCCGTAAGGACGCTGCGGGCTTCGCCCCGGCCCGGATGGAGCACCTCCTGGACAAGACGGTGGACCTCTGCTCCTCGGACTACAACCTTCGCAGGAAGCACGATTTCAAGAGCATCCGCATCCTCAGGGAATACGACCCCGTCCTGCCGCCCCTGCCCTGCCTGGAGAACCAGTTGCAGCAGGTGTTCCTGAACCTCTTGACCAACGCGGCCCAGGCCATGGCCCAAACCCCCTCGCCCACCCTGACGCTGCGCACGGCGCGCGAGGAGGACCGGGCGCGCATCGAAATCGAGGACAACGGCCCCGGAATAACGCAGGAGGTGCGTAAGCGGCTCTTCGAGCCCTTCTTCACCACCAAGCCGGTGGGCATGGGCACTGGTCTGGGGCTATCGGTGTCCTACTTCATCGTGGTGCACCACCACGGCGGGACCATCGACGTGGAATCGGCCCCGGGTGCGGGCACACGCTTCATCATCCGGCTGCCCCTGGAGCAGGCCCGGGCGGACGCCGCCTGA
- a CDS encoding class IV adenylate cyclase: MARELEAKFAVESLAAMRRALEGAASLRKPPRFEANIVFDTPEGRLRSRGELLRLRRCGEAFTLTWKKPVAGAPAGVKAMEEVETRVADFEAMRAILSGLGYVERLRYEKVREVWTLPDAEVCLDLLPFGEFVEIEGTPETIASTAALLQLSMDDASAKTYHDIFQDHLAARGLPPADSFLFSPEQREALRARGLPD, from the coding sequence GTGGCCCGGGAGCTGGAAGCCAAGTTCGCCGTTGAGTCCCTCGCCGCCATGCGTCGCGCCCTGGAGGGCGCGGCCAGCCTGCGCAAGCCCCCGCGTTTCGAGGCCAACATCGTCTTCGACACCCCGGAGGGCCGCTTGCGCTCCCGGGGGGAGCTGCTTCGGCTGCGCCGCTGCGGCGAGGCCTTCACCCTTACGTGGAAAAAACCCGTCGCGGGCGCTCCGGCCGGTGTGAAGGCCATGGAGGAGGTTGAGACCCGCGTGGCCGATTTCGAGGCCATGCGCGCCATTCTCTCGGGCCTGGGCTACGTGGAGCGTCTGCGCTACGAGAAGGTGCGCGAGGTGTGGACTTTGCCCGACGCCGAGGTCTGCCTGGATCTGTTGCCCTTCGGGGAGTTCGTGGAGATCGAGGGGACGCCGGAGACCATCGCCTCCACGGCGGCGCTCCTCCAGCTTTCCATGGATGACGCCTCGGCCAAGACCTACCACGACATCTTCCAGGACCACCTGGCGGCCCGGGGGCTGCCTCCCGCCGACAGCTTCCTCTTCTCGCCGGAGCAGAGGGAGGCCCTGCGCGCCCGGGGCCTGCCGGATTAA